The Brachyspira aalborgi genome has a segment encoding these proteins:
- a CDS encoding leucine-rich repeat domain-containing protein, with translation MRYILLFIAIFTFSCKYNITSPVGTIKDYSANSGKLFYTSSDDSDDDIETTLKKNKHSLGKYLIKVSPTNDKSTAILTNIKKVLNKNPSFDNVEIDLSLTKITNIPKEMFTNTTNLGKITLPDTVTNIEEKAFSGCYSLNSIRFPNNLENISEGAFSNCSGLTLIILSSGALTNISNNAFYGSSSLVNLILPANISNVCNTAFSSCSRLKNLEYLGTNTNVSGSPFKNGSSISNLYLPNVDTSKTNEFNTNCFLGKKDWKITKGHIPS, from the coding sequence ATGAGATACATTTTATTATTTATAGCAATATTTACATTCTCTTGTAAATATAATATTACTTCGCCTGTGGGAACTATTAAAGATTATTCTGCAAATAGCGGAAAACTTTTTTATACTTCGTCTGATGATAGCGATGACGATATAGAAACGACTTTAAAGAAAAATAAACATTCTCTTGGAAAATATTTAATAAAAGTTTCGCCTACCAATGATAAATCTACTGCAATTTTAACAAATATAAAAAAAGTTTTAAATAAAAATCCTTCTTTTGATAATGTGGAAATAGATTTATCTCTAACCAAAATAACAAACATTCCAAAAGAAATGTTTACAAATACTACTAATTTAGGAAAAATTACATTGCCCGATACCGTTACAAATATAGAGGAAAAAGCATTTTCAGGTTGTTATTCTTTAAATAGTATTCGATTTCCAAACAATTTAGAAAATATATCGGAAGGAGCTTTTTCAAATTGCTCTGGTTTAACATTGATAATACTTTCATCAGGAGCATTAACAAATATATCAAATAATGCTTTTTATGGGAGTTCCTCTTTAGTTAATTTAATTTTACCAGCAAATATAAGTAATGTATGCAATACCGCTTTTTCAAGTTGTTCTCGATTAAAGAATTTAGAATATTTAGGCACTAATACAAATGTTAGTGGCTCTCCTTTTAAAAACGGTTCAAGTATAAGTAATTTATATTTACCTAATGTAGATACAAGTAAAACAAATGAATTTAATACTAATTGTTTCTTGGGCAAAAAAGATTGGAAGATTACAAAAGGACATATTCCGTCTTGA
- a CDS encoding invasin, giving the protein MKKYLLFILLCLASNLFAISPKGLYLSPKFMFSHDANNAYIKDNGKQGYFNYLGFSLALGYGITTENTVSPVRLEFEYSIGKAVGIKDNFLTHTLLGTIYYDINFFFTNEEVNNQTKENILKNQYPLFSIYLGFSIGTKINTLLKNRIEQEGIGINIEPDNKLNISRSAIVFGFSLGFSYNIKNWLAADIGYRFVVDVAPKWYHEVLLGLRFTFPKL; this is encoded by the coding sequence ATGAAAAAATATTTATTATTTATATTATTATGTTTGGCTTCAAATCTATTTGCCATCTCTCCGAAAGGACTTTATTTATCTCCTAAATTTATGTTTAGCCATGACGCCAATAACGCTTATATAAAAGATAATGGAAAACAAGGATATTTTAATTATTTGGGATTTTCTTTAGCTTTAGGATATGGAATAACTACGGAAAATACTGTTTCGCCCGTTAGATTAGAATTTGAATATTCTATAGGAAAAGCCGTTGGAATAAAAGATAATTTTTTAACGCATACTTTACTTGGAACGATTTATTACGATATAAATTTCTTTTTTACTAATGAAGAGGTTAATAATCAAACTAAAGAAAATATATTAAAAAATCAATATCCTTTATTTTCTATTTATTTAGGTTTTTCTATTGGAACAAAAATAAATACTCTATTAAAAAATAGAATAGAGCAGGAAGGAATAGGAATAAATATTGAACCCGATAATAAATTGAATATTTCAAGGAGCGCTATTGTATTTGGATTTTCGCTCGGTTTTTCTTACAATATAAAAAATTGGCTTGCTGCGGATATTGGATATAGATTTGTAGTAGATGTTGCGCCGAAATGGTATCATGAGGTTTTGTTGGGATTAAGATTTACTTTCCCAAAATTGTAA
- a CDS encoding phospho-sugar mutase → MEKIVEERINSWLNGAYDEETKKEIRDLIDSKNEKELTDAFYRDLEFGTGGLRGIMGVGSNRMNKYTVGKATQGLANYILKQNGESFKVAIGYDSRNNSDIFSKTAAEILSSNGIKVYLYDDIHPISLLSYAVRSLGCIAGIVVTASHNPKEYNGYKVYWTDGAQVIPPHDKNIIDEVLKVKPEEVKFGDNSNVRLIGKDIEDKYMNDLMGYLVNPDIIKKHNDIKIVYTPIHGSGYKMVPMALKKAGFTNITTLETVQAPNGNFPTVESPNPENPEALKMAVDKAKEIGAELVMGTDPDCDRMGCALLDRDKNYIYLTGNQIGSIILHYLITNKKNIKNPFVVKTIVTTELAKSIANANNVKIFDVLTGFKWIADIIEREKDGNYLFGFEESFGYCINGNVRDKDGVSACLIFAEILAYCKDNDITLVDYLESIYEKYGYFYEETISITKKGADGAKAIEDMMTYYRNNMPKEISGVEVIHISDYEKKEVYGNDGKKIKDITLPKSNVLQYILKDNVKITIRPSGTEPKIKFYFEVCVKESKDKRVSVAKEKVESFKKFIKE, encoded by the coding sequence ATGGAAAAAATCGTAGAAGAGAGAATAAATTCATGGCTTAACGGCGCTTATGACGAAGAAACTAAAAAAGAAATAAGAGATTTGATTGATTCAAAAAACGAAAAAGAATTAACGGACGCGTTTTATAGAGATTTGGAATTTGGCACGGGCGGACTTAGAGGAATAATGGGAGTCGGCTCAAATAGAATGAATAAATATACTGTCGGAAAAGCGACTCAAGGTTTGGCAAATTATATTTTAAAACAAAACGGCGAGAGTTTTAAAGTCGCCATTGGATACGATTCAAGAAATAATTCGGATATATTTTCAAAAACTGCTGCGGAAATACTCTCTTCAAACGGAATAAAAGTTTATTTATATGACGATATTCATCCGATTTCTCTTTTGTCTTATGCGGTTAGAAGTTTAGGATGCATTGCGGGAATTGTTGTGACTGCAAGCCATAATCCGAAAGAATATAACGGTTATAAAGTTTATTGGACTGACGGCGCTCAAGTGATTCCTCCGCATGATAAAAATATAATAGACGAAGTTTTAAAAGTTAAACCCGAAGAAGTAAAATTTGGCGATAATTCAAATGTCCGTTTGATTGGCAAAGATATTGAAGATAAATATATGAACGATTTGATGGGCTATCTTGTCAATCCCGATATTATAAAAAAACATAACGATATAAAAATAGTTTATACTCCGATTCATGGCTCGGGTTATAAAATGGTTCCTATGGCTTTAAAAAAGGCGGGATTTACAAATATAACGACTTTAGAAACCGTTCAAGCGCCAAATGGAAATTTTCCGACTGTAGAATCGCCAAATCCTGAAAATCCTGAAGCTTTAAAAATGGCTGTTGATAAAGCAAAAGAAATTGGAGCGGAACTTGTAATGGGAACGGACCCAGATTGCGACAGAATGGGCTGCGCTTTGCTTGATAGAGATAAAAATTATATTTATCTTACGGGAAATCAAATAGGCTCAATAATTCTGCATTATTTAATAACGAATAAAAAAAATATTAAAAATCCTTTCGTAGTAAAAACTATAGTGACAACCGAACTTGCAAAGTCGATAGCAAACGCCAATAATGTAAAAATTTTCGATGTATTGACGGGTTTCAAATGGATTGCCGATATTATCGAAAGAGAAAAAGACGGAAATTATTTATTCGGATTTGAAGAAAGTTTTGGATATTGCATAAACGGAAATGTGAGAGATAAAGACGGAGTAAGCGCATGTTTAATTTTTGCCGAAATTTTAGCTTATTGTAAAGACAACGATATTACTTTAGTCGATTATTTAGAAAGCATTTACGAAAAATACGGATATTTTTACGAAGAGACAATTTCGATAACTAAAAAAGGCGCTGACGGAGCGAAAGCTATAGAAGATATGATGACTTATTATAGAAATAATATGCCAAAAGAAATTTCGGGAGTTGAAGTTATTCATATAAGCGATTATGAGAAAAAAGAAGTTTATGGAAACGATGGAAAAAAGATAAAAGATATAACTCTTCCAAAATCGAATGTTCTTCAATATATTCTTAAAGATAATGTAAAAATTACGATTCGCCCTTCGGGAACTGAACCGAAAATTAAATTTTATTTTGAGGTTTGCGTTAAAGAAAGTAAAGATAAAAGAGTTTCGGTTGCAAAAGAGAAAGTTGAGAGTTTTAAGAAGTTTATTAAAGAATAG
- a CDS encoding outer membrane beta-barrel protein produces MIKKTVLICFIYFCMSNIANGIETGLYLSPKFIFSASSLKVDNKNVNNLFIGAGASIGYNFYAFNLSSPIRLEFEYLFRGGLNRNIYSAGVDSMKSHSFLFGAYYDINFLKVDYNPVVESKVYRNGKRYLMNFYLGILLGAGLEKYITDTITEKIGMITIANYYNQTKLIYGLGLGFGINITTLITLDFGYRLLFDSKAEIKNDIIIALRLNF; encoded by the coding sequence ATGATTAAAAAAACGGTTTTAATTTGTTTTATATATTTTTGTATGAGTAATATTGCAAACGGCATAGAAACGGGTTTATATTTGTCGCCTAAATTTATATTTTCCGCTTCAAGTTTGAAAGTCGACAATAAAAATGTTAATAATTTATTTATCGGAGCGGGCGCTTCTATAGGTTATAATTTTTACGCTTTTAATTTATCTTCGCCTATAAGATTAGAATTTGAATATTTATTTAGAGGAGGATTAAATAGAAATATATATTCTGCAGGCGTGGATAGTATGAAATCGCATTCTTTTTTATTTGGCGCTTATTATGATATTAATTTTTTAAAAGTCGATTATAATCCCGTAGTCGAAAGCAAAGTTTATAGAAACGGAAAAAGATATTTAATGAATTTTTATTTGGGAATTCTTTTAGGAGCGGGATTGGAAAAATATATTACAGACACGATTACCGAAAAAATAGGAATGATTACTATTGCAAATTATTATAATCAAACTAAATTAATTTACGGTTTAGGCTTAGGTTTTGGTATTAATATAACGACTTTAATTACTCTTGATTTTGGTTATAGATTATTATTTGACTCAAAAGCGGAGATAAAAAACGATATTATAATCGCTTTAAGGCTTAATTTTTAA
- a CDS encoding amino acid ABC transporter permease: MINFKFDYFLSVFPKLLKYLPTTCEVAFLALLFSLLLGLIIALMLQYRIPILYQIAQVYVSFFRATPFIAQLFLFYYGFAQFSKIISSMSAFTALTVVLSLNYASFMSQDIRAAINSVDKGQFEAGLSIGMRTFNILKRIVIPQAARVAVPGLSNSFINIFKSTSMGFVIGLKDMMAGASIEISVTYRYMEAYAAAVIIYWALISVFSYLQTIVEKKLNRAY; this comes from the coding sequence ATGATAAATTTTAAATTTGATTACTTCTTAAGCGTTTTTCCAAAATTATTAAAGTATTTGCCGACAACATGCGAAGTGGCTTTTTTAGCTTTATTATTTTCTCTTTTATTAGGATTAATAATAGCTTTAATGTTGCAATATAGAATTCCAATATTGTATCAAATAGCCCAAGTTTATGTTTCATTTTTTAGAGCGACTCCTTTTATAGCGCAGTTATTTTTATTCTATTATGGATTCGCTCAATTTAGTAAAATAATAAGCAGTATGTCGGCATTTACGGCATTAACGGTAGTTTTAAGTTTAAACTATGCATCATTTATGTCGCAAGATATAAGAGCCGCTATAAATTCGGTTGATAAAGGGCAGTTTGAAGCGGGACTTTCGATAGGAATGAGAACTTTTAATATTCTAAAACGAATAGTTATCCCTCAAGCCGCGAGAGTAGCGGTTCCAGGACTTTCAAATAGTTTTATAAATATTTTTAAATCGACTTCTATGGGTTTCGTAATAGGATTAAAAGATATGATGGCGGGAGCGAGTATAGAGATAAGCGTTACATATAGATATATGGAAGCTTATGCTGCAGCCGTTATCATATATTGGGCTTTAATATCGGTATTCAGTTATTTACAAACTATAGTTGAAAAAAAATTAAATAGAGCCTATTAG
- a CDS encoding amino acid ABC transporter ATP-binding protein produces the protein MIEAIDIKKSFGNLEVLKGVSFKIEYGEVLTLIGPSGTGKSTLLRCINFLEKPNYGKITIGDLTVDAQKCSREEIYAIRKKTSMVFQNYNLFKNKTALENIMEPMVTVQKMDFKKAKEEALSIIETVGLYNKRDEYPSRLSGGQQQRVGIARAMAVHPDVILLDEPTSSLDPELVGEVLNVIKDLAEKRTTMLITTHEMHFARNVSNKVIFMSDGYILEEGKVKDIFENPQSDRLKQFLRKLNER, from the coding sequence ATGATAGAAGCGATTGACATTAAAAAGAGCTTTGGAAATTTGGAAGTATTAAAAGGCGTAAGTTTCAAAATAGAATACGGAGAAGTTTTAACTTTAATAGGACCTTCGGGAACTGGAAAATCGACTCTTCTTAGATGCATTAACTTTTTGGAAAAACCAAATTATGGGAAAATAACCATTGGAGATTTAACCGTAGACGCTCAAAAATGCTCGAGAGAGGAGATATACGCTATAAGAAAAAAGACTTCTATGGTTTTTCAAAACTATAATTTATTTAAAAATAAAACGGCACTAGAAAATATTATGGAGCCTATGGTAACGGTTCAAAAAATGGATTTTAAAAAAGCGAAAGAAGAGGCTTTATCCATAATAGAAACTGTTGGGCTATATAATAAAAGAGACGAATATCCTTCAAGACTTTCGGGAGGGCAACAGCAAAGAGTGGGAATAGCGAGAGCGATGGCGGTTCATCCCGATGTTATACTTTTGGACGAGCCTACATCTTCTTTAGACCCCGAGCTTGTGGGAGAGGTTTTAAATGTAATAAAAGATTTAGCCGAAAAAAGAACCACTATGTTAATAACGACTCATGAAATGCATTTTGCAAGAAATGTTTCAAATAAAGTGATATTCATGTCGGACGGTTATATTTTGGAAGAAGGAAAAGTTAAAGATATATTTGAAAATCCTCAAAGCGATAGATTAAAACAATTTTTAAGAAAATTAAACGAAAGGTAA